The genomic DNA CACGCCAGGAAAAGATCATCTACACCATCGTTTATTAGCGTGGGGTTTTTCTCAACGTCGTGCTGCTTTTACTTTGTGGTCAGTTACTTTATTTTTTAATGTACTTGCTATGACGGTACAAGGTATGACTTTACCTGTTATTTTCGCTTCTGCTGTTAGTGTGATTTTGCTTTTGGGGGTGACGGTTGTGCAAAGAATTATTCAGCATTAGTGACTGGTGACTGGTATAGGAGTTTTGACTTTTAAGTTGATACCTCTCCATCACCCACTCACCCCATCACTTACCTACATCACCATGCCACCATCAACGTTAAATACTTGTCCGGTGATGTAAGCTGCGGCGGGATCAGCTGCTAAAAAGCGCACCATGCCGGCAATATCTTCTGGTTGTCCAAAACGACCCAAGGGGATGAATTGTAAAATTCCTTCGGCTTTAATATCGCTGGTCATGTCGGTAGCAATAAATCCTGGTGCTACGGCGTTAACTGTGATCCCACGGGTAGCTAGTTCTTTGGCGACGGTTTTTGTAAACCCAATTACCCCAGCTTTGGCGGCGCTGTAGTTAGGCTGTCCAGGATTACCCATTTGTCCGGCGACTGAGGAGATATTGATAATTCTGCCGGAACGTTGTTTGAGCATGATTTTACTAACGGCTTTTGTACATAAAAATACGCCTGTTAAATTTAAGTCTATAACTGCTTGCCATTCTTCTAATTTCATTCTTAATAACAAATTATCGCGGGTAATACCTGCGTTGTTAACTAAGATATCAATACGTTTGAATTTTTCTATGGTGGTGTTGATGAGTGTGTCTACTTGATCTGATTTGGAAACGTCTGCTTGGAGGGCGATGGCTTCGCCACCATTGCCTGTGATTTCTGCTACTACTTGATCGGCTGCGGTGCTGGAACTGGCGTAGTTAACTACGATTTTTGCCCCTTGGGATGCTAGTTGTAGGGCGATCGCTCGGCCAATTCCTCTAGATGCTCCGGTAACAATGGCAACTTGATCTTTTAATAATGTCATTTTATTTGTCTGAATATTTGAAGATACAGCGTTAATTATTTTATGGTGATTTGGGAACATCTGACCATTTAAGTCGAGATTATTAATTTGAAAGTTGCTACATTTCCGTATGTGTTTTAGGTATTTGTCAATTTAGAAAGTTATAATTTATTGGATCTGTCACGAAAAACACGAATATGGAATTAGAAAATCTGATTCAGAGGCTAAACCTTGGTGAAGATTATGATTATGAATTTAAAGCATCCCAAGATAAATTATCTAAGGATGTTTGGGAAACTGTTTCTGCTTTCGCTAATACTAGCGGTGGATATATTATTTTAGGTGTCACAGAAAATAAACAGAAATTTAAAATTAATGGTATTAATAATCCCACTCAACAAAAAAAAGATTTTTGGAATAATCACAATAACCCTCAAAAATTGAGTGTTCCCATCTGTCAAGAGTCAGATGTGACAATTACTAAAATTGAAGACAAAGATATCATTATTATTAAAGTACCTCCAGCCAATCGTCTTCAGCGTCCTGTTTATATTAATAAAAATCCCATTACAGGAACATATAAACGTTATTTTGATGGTGATCATCAATGTAGCGAAGAAGAAGTGAAACAAATGCTTCGAGATCAAGGTAATGAAGCTCAAGATTCTCAGGTTTTAGATCATTTTGATATGAATGACCTTGATTCAGGAACTATCAAAATATATCGGCAAAGGTTTAGTAATCGAGAACCTGACCATCCTTGGTTAATATTAAATGATCAAGAATTGATGTTGCAATTAGGTGGTTACAACAAAGACCGTAATACAGGAAAAGAAGGATTAACAATTGCCGGGTTATTAATGTTTGGTAAAGAGCGCAGTATTTTAGATGCTTTTTCCCATTATCATCTTGATTATCAAGAAAATTTATCTAATGATCCTGAACAACGTTGGACATATAGAATTACTTTAGATGGTAAATGGGAAGCAAATTTATTTAACTTTTATCATCGTGTTTATAACCGTTTAGTACATGATTTAGCTGTTCCTTTTAAACTAGACCAAAATTCAATCAGAGAAGATGAAACTCATGTTCATGAAGCATTAAGAGAAGTCTTGGTTAATAGTTTAATTCATGCAGATTACCTCTCAACAAAACCTATGGTTATTTTTAAACTTCACGATATTTTTTGGTTTTCAAATCCAGGAAGATTAAGAATTACTATTAGTCAACTTTATGAAGGGGGAATAAGTGAACCACGTAATCCCAATTTACAAAAAATGTTTAAAATGATTGGTCTAGGGGAAAAAGCAGGTTCAGGTTTTGCTAAAATTTTACGAGCTTGGAAAGAACAACAATGGTTTATTCCTTTAGTTAGAGAAAAATTAGACCTAGACATCACGACAGTAGCTTTACCAATGATTAGTTTAATTCCTGAACAAGTAGAAAAAGAATTAACAGCTATAGTTGGCACTAACTACTTTAATTTACCAGAATTAGAAAAAATTATATTAGTTTTAGCCCATAAATTTGGAAAAATCAGTAATACTAATATCCAATATCATAGCCAAAAACATCCTAGAGATATAGGAGATAGTCTTAAATATTTAGTAGATAATGGTTGTTTAGAAAAATTCGGTCACGGTAGATGGACGGAATATAGTTTACCTAACAATTCTTTAGTTAATTTATTAGAACAAGCTAACTCCGATCATTTGAATGATAGCTCCGATCATTTGAATGATAGCTCCGATCATTTGGATGATAGCTCCGATCATTTGGATGATAGCTCCGATCATTTACAGAAATTAGTGACCATTGCTACACCAGTTAGAGACAAAAGAAAGGTTTCTAAACAATTAATGGAAGAAATAATTTTAAAAATCTGTCAAAATCAATATTTAACACAACAACAATTAGCAAATATTTTAAATCGTTCTCCCCATACTCTCAGAACTAGCTATCTTACACCTATGGTAAAAAATAATCTCCTGATTTTAAAATACCCTGATACACCAACTCACCCGCATCAATCGTATCTAACTAATCCAAACTCTAATTTATAAATTCATCCATGGCAGATTTAATTTTTCCCACACCACCCAAATTTGACAACATCGAAGATGAACGTTTACACCGTCAACAACGTCTAGCTGCGGGTTTCCGTTTATTTGCGCGTTATGGTTTTGATGAGGGAGTTGCAGGACATATTACTGTCCGTGATCCAGAGTTTACAGACTGTTTCTGGGTTAACCCCTTTGGAATGTATTTTGGTCATATCCGCGTATCTGATTTATTATTGGTTAACCATGAGGGGGAAGTTGTCAAAGGTAATAAAATTGTTAATACGGCTGCTTTTGCGATTCATTCCCGTATTCATCAAGCAAGGCCTGATGTGATTGCTGCTGCTCATGCTCATTCATTGTATGGTAAAGCTTGGTCAACTTTGGGTAGGTTGCTTGATCCTTTAACTCAAGATGCTTGTGCTTTTTATGAAGATCACGCTTTATTTGATGATTATACAGGAGTGGTTTTAGAAACTAATGAAGGCGATCGCATTGCAGCAACTTTAGGAAATAAAAAAGCGATCATTTTACGCAATCATGGTTTATTAACTGTAGGTAATTCCGTAGATGAAACTATCTGGTGGTTTATTACAATGGATCGTTCTTGTCAAGCGCAATTATTAGCAGAAGCAGCGGGAAAACCAATTTTAATTTCTCCAGAAACTGCCCGTTTTACCCATAGTCAAGTAGGTTCTCATATTATTGGTTGGTTTTCTTTTCAATCCTTATATGAAAAGATTGTACGGGAAGAACCGGATTTGTTGGAGTAGGGAGTTCTAGGAGTCAGGAGAATAAAGAACTAATTTTTTCCCACTCTCCCACTCT from Okeanomitos corallinicola TIOX110 includes the following:
- the fabG gene encoding 3-oxoacyl-[acyl-carrier-protein] reductase: MTLLKDQVAIVTGASRGIGRAIALQLASQGAKIVVNYASSSTAADQVVAEITGNGGEAIALQADVSKSDQVDTLINTTIEKFKRIDILVNNAGITRDNLLLRMKLEEWQAVIDLNLTGVFLCTKAVSKIMLKQRSGRIINISSVAGQMGNPGQPNYSAAKAGVIGFTKTVAKELATRGITVNAVAPGFIATDMTSDIKAEGILQFIPLGRFGQPEDIAGMVRFLAADPAAAYITGQVFNVDGGMVM
- a CDS encoding RNA-binding domain-containing protein — encoded protein: MELENLIQRLNLGEDYDYEFKASQDKLSKDVWETVSAFANTSGGYIILGVTENKQKFKINGINNPTQQKKDFWNNHNNPQKLSVPICQESDVTITKIEDKDIIIIKVPPANRLQRPVYINKNPITGTYKRYFDGDHQCSEEEVKQMLRDQGNEAQDSQVLDHFDMNDLDSGTIKIYRQRFSNREPDHPWLILNDQELMLQLGGYNKDRNTGKEGLTIAGLLMFGKERSILDAFSHYHLDYQENLSNDPEQRWTYRITLDGKWEANLFNFYHRVYNRLVHDLAVPFKLDQNSIREDETHVHEALREVLVNSLIHADYLSTKPMVIFKLHDIFWFSNPGRLRITISQLYEGGISEPRNPNLQKMFKMIGLGEKAGSGFAKILRAWKEQQWFIPLVREKLDLDITTVALPMISLIPEQVEKELTAIVGTNYFNLPELEKIILVLAHKFGKISNTNIQYHSQKHPRDIGDSLKYLVDNGCLEKFGHGRWTEYSLPNNSLVNLLEQANSDHLNDSSDHLNDSSDHLDDSSDHLDDSSDHLQKLVTIATPVRDKRKVSKQLMEEIILKICQNQYLTQQQLANILNRSPHTLRTSYLTPMVKNNLLILKYPDTPTHPHQSYLTNPNSNL
- a CDS encoding class II aldolase/adducin family protein → MADLIFPTPPKFDNIEDERLHRQQRLAAGFRLFARYGFDEGVAGHITVRDPEFTDCFWVNPFGMYFGHIRVSDLLLVNHEGEVVKGNKIVNTAAFAIHSRIHQARPDVIAAAHAHSLYGKAWSTLGRLLDPLTQDACAFYEDHALFDDYTGVVLETNEGDRIAATLGNKKAIILRNHGLLTVGNSVDETIWWFITMDRSCQAQLLAEAAGKPILISPETARFTHSQVGSHIIGWFSFQSLYEKIVREEPDLLE